The DNA region GGAATGACAGGCTTCAGGCAGGGACACCAGGCAAGATGCTGTGGTCGCGGTCCAGGCAGGATCCTGTGCGCATCTCGTTAAATTGCAGGCCTGGTTGTTTTCAGGTGAGATTGGGTTTCTCATTAGCTGCTGGTGATGTCAGTGCTGCCCGTCTAGGACCACACTTTGATTAGCGAGGCTCAGACCTCCGGGCATCTCCACTCTCCGCTTCATCCTCCTGAAGTCAGCTGGTTTCTCCGTGATTGTGATGCAGGGTCTTCTTGCTTGTCAGTCTCCAGAAGAAAGACCACAGGATGCGGCTGTGCCTCCCACCTTTGTCCTTGCGGGTCTGCTCGGGGCTGAGCCTCCTGCAGGGCTGATGCCCAGCCTGAGCTCAGGGGCTCGGTTCCATGGGGATCTGGCCTCCATCCACACTGGATCAAATACGCCTGCTTCGCAGAGTGCTGGAAACTGGGGGCCAGGGCAAAGTATTGGCTGGATGCCTAGAAGTGATGCTCTGTGTTTTCCAGGGACTGAGGTCTGGCGGATGGCCCCACTACCGGGGGCAGAGCTCGTCCAGACGCCACTGCAGCTCTACCGATACCTGCTGCGCTGTTGCCGGCAGCTGCCAACCGAGGGCATCCAGGAGCATTATAAGCATGCCGTCAGGCAGGTGGGAGCAGGGTACGctgggcttggggtgggggtggggcttccTGTGGTGGGGCCGTCACAGGGTTGGGGGCCAGTGGCAGTGGGCAGGGCTGGTCTTTCAGGTGGTGATGGTGTGGGGTGGTGGCATTTGGGTAAGAGCTACCGGAAAGCAGTGCTGGCCAGCCCAGCTCCTCTCTAGTTTCTGTTTAGGAAACAGAATGCATCATCTGGGCACACCAACTCTGTGCCAAGGCTTGAATAAGACAGCTGAATGGATAATTAAAATTGAGTGTGAGACATAACATCATTTTGACAGGCATTTCTGCCAATAATGCACAACCTGAatttaatcatgaggaaacattaGGTAACCCAGACTAAGTGACCATCTACCACTTAATGGCCTGTGCACACCAAACACGTCAATGTCATGAAACACAAAGGCAGACGGCTACTCTGATTTAAAGGGGACTAAAGAGACGTGACAACTAAGTGTCAGGAGTGATCCCAGATTGGATCCCGGACCAGAAAAAACGATGATAAAGATTACTGGGAAATTCATGAAGTTGAAATATGAACTGTAGATTAGATAATAGTACTATGTCAGTGTTTCTCATTTTGATTACTGTGGTCAAGTACGAGAATGCCTGTGTTTACACGTCTGAAGTATTCAAGGATGAAGGGCATGATACCTGCAACGTTTAAATGCTTTCTCAGATTTTTATACAAACCCGTATAGagaatgataaagcaaatgtggcaaaatattAACAGTTGGTGTTTCCAGTAGAGAATTCTTTCATATTATTCTTACAGCTTTTCTGTAGAttagaaattatttccaaataaaaagttaaaaactaaaatgtatacaaatatgatgttgaaagtaaaaaaaaaaggcagcaacaGAGAGCTGTGGAAATATGGAGAAGGAGCAATTAACTGTCTGAGGGAATCGGAGAGGACTTCCTAGAGGTGAGCATTTGAGT from Cervus canadensis isolate Bull #8, Minnesota chromosome 1, ASM1932006v1, whole genome shotgun sequence includes:
- the LYRM9 gene encoding LYR motif-containing protein 9 isoform X2; this translates as MAPLPGAELVQTPLQLYRYLLRCCRQLPTEGIQEHYKHAVRQSFRVHSDEDNPERIQQIIKRAIEDADWILNKYKKQN